A portion of the Candidatus Neomarinimicrobiota bacterium genome contains these proteins:
- a CDS encoding sugar isomerase domain-containing protein, translating into MLAKEWLKNAYEVMNAIENTQMDAIRKAAEAMADTIEAGRWVHTFGCGHATLPIEEMYPRIGGFVGFHPIIELPLSFFTHIVGDMGVHQFVFLERVEGYGTQIMEGYNFDSRDCMWIFSHSGVNAVNIDVALKAKEKGMKLIVYGAQKAAEGRTTKHSCGKTMFELADIVVDSCAPGEDATVPLKNHPDKIGPVSTIAFVTAVWMTITTVAEILADRGVKLYIHPSHNVGDPGAHDRLNEALKEYKKRIVGV; encoded by the coding sequence ATGTTAGCAAAAGAATGGTTAAAAAATGCGTATGAAGTGATGAATGCTATTGAGAATACCCAGATGGATGCCATCCGGAAAGCAGCCGAAGCCATGGCCGATACCATCGAAGCAGGACGTTGGGTCCACACATTCGGATGTGGGCATGCAACCCTGCCCATCGAGGAAATGTACCCCCGTATCGGAGGATTTGTGGGATTCCATCCCATTATTGAACTTCCTCTCTCCTTTTTTACCCATATTGTGGGAGATATGGGTGTACACCAATTTGTTTTTCTGGAACGGGTGGAAGGTTACGGCACCCAGATCATGGAAGGCTACAATTTTGATTCACGGGATTGCATGTGGATATTTTCCCATTCCGGCGTGAATGCCGTGAACATTGATGTTGCCCTGAAAGCCAAGGAGAAGGGAATGAAACTGATTGTCTATGGAGCACAAAAAGCGGCTGAAGGACGGACAACCAAACATTCCTGCGGAAAAACCATGTTTGAATTGGCGGATATTGTAGTTGATTCCTGTGCCCCCGGTGAAGATGCAACCGTCCCGCTGAAAAACCATCCGGACAAAATCGGACCCGTTTCTACAATCGCATTCGTCACGGCTGTATGGATGACCATCACAACGGTTGCAGAAATATTGGCAGACAGGGGCGTAAAATTGTATATTCACCCAAGTCATAACGTGGGTGATCCCGGGGCTCATGACAGGCTGAATGAAGCCCTGAAAGAATATAAAAAACGGATTGTTGGCGTTTGA
- a CDS encoding ROK family protein — MKSIGVDLGGTKVKGALIDEEGKILSEHYELLAGRSGEEVVDLIRQTIQRLTDRINIKDGDLAGVGVCVPGIAGPYRETVWAPNIPGWDELPLVSLLKKYPALKDTPVFADGDRTCCLRGEAMHGNAAGTRNAVFITVGTGIGAGIMVDGHVLSGFSAISGATGWMALERPYKDKFKAMGCFEYYASGDGLSRSGKEYMEKNPEYQGYFRYQDAPPKSEDIFAHYDSGDSLSRFVLNQAIELWGMAVANYVSLFNPEIIIFGGGVFGPAVRFLPDILKEAKKWAQPIAIQQVTLKASALEGNAALYGAAALPFDKNIKENQS; from the coding sequence ATGAAATCCATTGGCGTTGATCTGGGGGGGACAAAAGTCAAAGGCGCCCTGATAGACGAAGAGGGAAAAATACTGTCCGAACATTATGAATTGCTGGCCGGTCGCTCTGGTGAAGAAGTTGTGGACCTTATCAGGCAGACCATTCAGCGACTGACAGATCGTATCAATATAAAAGATGGTGATCTGGCCGGCGTAGGTGTTTGCGTTCCCGGTATTGCAGGTCCATACCGGGAAACAGTATGGGCTCCCAATATCCCCGGATGGGATGAACTTCCCCTGGTATCTCTGTTAAAAAAATATCCGGCTTTGAAAGATACCCCGGTTTTTGCCGATGGCGACAGGACATGTTGTCTTCGGGGAGAGGCAATGCACGGGAATGCCGCCGGAACCCGCAATGCTGTATTTATCACTGTTGGAACAGGTATTGGTGCAGGCATCATGGTGGATGGTCACGTATTAAGCGGTTTTAGTGCCATATCAGGCGCAACCGGCTGGATGGCTCTGGAACGTCCTTACAAGGATAAATTCAAAGCGATGGGATGTTTTGAATACTACGCTTCGGGAGACGGACTTTCACGAAGCGGCAAAGAATACATGGAAAAAAATCCGGAATATCAGGGATATTTCAGATATCAGGACGCTCCGCCCAAATCAGAGGATATCTTTGCACACTATGATTCCGGTGATTCACTAAGCCGCTTTGTTCTGAATCAGGCCATAGAACTCTGGGGGATGGCAGTTGCCAATTACGTAAGCCTTTTCAATCCGGAAATCATCATTTTCGGCGGCGGGGTTTTCGGCCCCGCTGTCCGCTTTCTGCCGGATATTTTAAAGGAAGCAAAAAAGTGGGCACAACCCATTGCCATTCAGCAGGTTACACTCAAAGCTTCCGCCCTGGAGGGAAATGCAGCCTTATATGGTGCTGCTGCCCTCCCCTTTGATAAAAACATAAAGGAGAACCAATCATGA
- a CDS encoding glycoside hydrolase family 9 protein, protein MKRILHLSLMLAIFLVSLKGASGPEVYFRINQLGYHAEGLKTAILFSKEDLSGRAVEIKTKKLFQKTVLKRQVTENKGAFGQFPFHYRIDFSTLQEPGEYWIELAGTDIRSHTFSIKESGIYSEAREKMLGYIRQQRCGYNPFLDEVCHTKDGRTAYGPMSDGTFVYVFGGWHDAADLLQYMMTSGNTIGRLLLAYSETEVRFNDKVNALGQPFPNGIPDILDEAKWGLDWMLRMHPEPDQLFHQIADDRDHIGFKYPYKDSSDYGWGPESYRVVYYATGKPQGLGRFINTSTGLANLAGRYAAVMARAARIWKEDLNQPGQAEIFLKAGKEVYLMGQKQPGSQEGVPHKAGYRYHESTWADDMEWGAAELYLTTGDSTYLEEAKNYALQAGTDSWFGKDTARHYEYYPFMNVGHYVLHGCVDEGFQDILEDFYRKELSAVHKRAEMYPWNVGHPFIWCSNNLASALVVESILYERMTGDTRFRQLAADTRDWIFGKNPWGVSQVIDVGIVTPQNAHGSMLSLEGIKTPGGLLDGPLYLSTHKLHHAYIQIPDEEPYKDFQSKIVVYHDLIGDYATNEPTLDGTAEALFMICLSDEGGGVRE, encoded by the coding sequence ATGAAACGCATATTACATCTTTCTTTGATGCTTGCCATATTTCTGGTGAGCCTGAAGGGGGCTTCAGGGCCTGAGGTTTATTTTCGGATTAATCAACTGGGATATCATGCGGAAGGGTTAAAGACTGCCATCCTCTTTTCGAAAGAAGATTTGTCGGGGCGGGCGGTGGAAATCAAAACGAAAAAGCTTTTTCAGAAAACAGTATTAAAAAGACAAGTAACGGAAAATAAAGGGGCTTTTGGACAATTTCCTTTTCATTACAGAATAGATTTTTCCACGCTGCAGGAACCGGGAGAATATTGGATTGAACTGGCAGGGACGGATATTCGCTCCCATACATTTTCCATAAAGGAATCGGGGATCTATTCAGAAGCCCGTGAAAAGATGCTGGGATATATCCGACAGCAGCGATGCGGGTATAATCCTTTTCTGGATGAAGTCTGCCACACAAAAGACGGGCGGACTGCCTACGGTCCTATGTCGGACGGGACCTTTGTTTATGTCTTTGGCGGCTGGCACGACGCGGCAGACCTTTTGCAGTACATGATGACCAGCGGCAATACGATTGGCAGACTCTTACTGGCCTATAGTGAAACAGAGGTCCGGTTTAATGATAAGGTAAACGCTTTGGGACAGCCTTTTCCGAACGGTATTCCGGATATACTTGATGAAGCGAAGTGGGGGTTGGACTGGATGCTGAGAATGCACCCCGAACCGGATCAACTTTTTCATCAGATTGCCGATGACCGGGATCATATCGGTTTTAAGTATCCATACAAGGATTCATCGGATTACGGGTGGGGACCCGAGAGTTACCGGGTTGTCTATTATGCCACCGGCAAGCCCCAGGGACTGGGGAGATTTATCAATACTTCCACGGGACTGGCAAATTTAGCAGGCCGGTATGCTGCTGTTATGGCCAGGGCGGCCCGTATCTGGAAAGAAGACCTGAATCAGCCGGGGCAGGCTGAGATATTTTTAAAAGCCGGAAAAGAAGTCTACCTCATGGGGCAAAAACAACCCGGCAGCCAGGAAGGAGTACCCCATAAGGCCGGCTATCGCTATCATGAAAGCACATGGGCCGACGATATGGAATGGGGCGCTGCAGAATTGTACCTGACAACCGGGGATTCCACTTATCTTGAAGAAGCGAAGAATTATGCCCTGCAGGCGGGAACCGACTCCTGGTTTGGAAAGGATACAGCCCGGCATTATGAATACTACCCATTCATGAATGTGGGCCATTATGTGCTTCACGGATGTGTTGATGAGGGTTTTCAGGATATTCTGGAGGATTTTTACCGCAAAGAACTAAGTGCGGTTCATAAGCGTGCGGAAATGTACCCCTGGAATGTGGGACACCCATTTATCTGGTGCTCCAATAATCTGGCCTCAGCATTGGTTGTTGAATCCATCCTGTATGAACGGATGACCGGTGACACACGGTTTCGTCAACTGGCGGCCGATACACGGGACTGGATATTCGGGAAAAATCCCTGGGGGGTGAGTCAGGTGATTGATGTAGGAATTGTCACGCCACAGAATGCACATGGTTCCATGTTAAGCCTGGAAGGAATTAAAACACCGGGCGGACTCCTGGATGGACCTCTCTATTTATCTACCCATAAATTGCATCACGCATATATCCAAATACCGGATGAGGAGCCCTATAAAGACTTTCAGAGTAAGATAGTGGTATACCATGACCTGATTGGGGATTATGCCACGAACGAACCGACTCTTGACGGAACGGCTGAAGCATTATTCATGATCTGCCTCTCGGATGAGGGAGGCGGAGTGAGGGAATGA
- a CDS encoding TonB-dependent receptor, whose amino-acid sequence MKRKSRSTVYLFLFGIFLAGILHAASGKITGRVYDRQTGEPLPGVNVIITHQELNDKMVPLDDVLGAASGEDGIYFILNVPPGTYTISARMVGYTELKKEGVRVNMDRTITVDFPLDQTVLEMQSVTVMAERDVVRADVASSQEIVDADRIDAMPVMRMDEFIGSMKGIELVAGDEGTGLSIRGGDIRETDVQIDGISSRDPRSGNAYLAINASSVEEMQVMTGGFEAKYGGFRSGLVNIVTKDGSRERYSFAGNFNYTPAGQKRYFGQNPWDEDFLIYRIFADTTENGWAYIGTRNDTSGLIPNEFQSFRGWDNTREGRANYEIIGLDAKLTPEQKRQLWLLQHPTNEIYNKPDFYMEGTLTGPVPGAWIPFLGEIFERSTFMLAGKYEQSQFAYPLGPRDAYRDWNTHLKITTRLTEKTKISVNAMYARVESNSSSRPSTAGGVLQDNTLRYGFLNNNNQSTYQQARILGGNLENMFNRSRLMYIDQDWFLGGFKINHTLSPRAFFTLEAQATYQDHNVYSMSADTSLNKSWVKLDSGLYILNYPKIGTPYASTNWGKDITDYFWIYGGLQNVDSSYSVNSSLKGDLKVQIGRNHEVETGFVFNYTHSKVYAGTWLQSKKMFTPDTWQYYTINPIEAALYIQDKMEFEGLIAMIGLRGDYFNPMRKSYKLSHPFDSHYAAFYNLVYEYIPGDWGSFERWKVFRDMLEEPPGWPTKGVESQFKLSPRLGVSYPIAVGSKMYFNYGHFYQRPSYSFLYNQSIAVDYANIPSPGLPFGKTVSYEFGYEQQLLRQYLFNIVLYYKDVKNDPLPRTYVNYWEDYAITKYFPDAFSDVRGIELRFEKNYGKWFTFWANLDYMLKSWGQSGLRYVYENQVTAGEASRTANISTVESYPKADISLTFHSPEKFGFPMMGIYPLGGWHLNFRGNWDDRGEIVIKQDMVTGEQFKADVVDYTNVDTKLTKDININGLTCEIGVTVFNLLNQKRLYIGGMNTAQYSRYQESLKFPFEEGEEHGDDKWGEWDKDHIDTGWFDAPIFLNPRRIVANISFSF is encoded by the coding sequence ATGAAACGTAAAAGTCGTAGTACAGTGTACCTGTTTCTGTTTGGTATCTTCCTTGCCGGTATTTTACATGCCGCATCGGGTAAGATAACAGGCAGGGTGTATGACAGACAGACGGGTGAACCCTTGCCGGGCGTCAATGTGATAATAACCCATCAGGAACTCAATGATAAGATGGTTCCACTGGATGATGTTCTCGGAGCAGCATCAGGGGAAGATGGCATCTATTTTATCCTGAATGTCCCCCCCGGGACCTATACGATTTCGGCCCGAATGGTCGGGTATACCGAATTGAAAAAAGAGGGTGTCCGGGTAAATATGGACAGGACCATCACGGTTGATTTTCCTCTGGACCAGACGGTTCTGGAAATGCAATCGGTAACGGTCATGGCCGAGAGGGACGTGGTCCGGGCTGATGTGGCTTCCAGTCAGGAAATTGTGGATGCCGACAGGATTGACGCCATGCCGGTCATGCGGATGGATGAATTTATCGGCAGTATGAAAGGAATTGAATTGGTTGCCGGTGATGAAGGAACCGGCCTGAGTATTCGGGGTGGTGATATTCGCGAGACAGATGTTCAGATTGACGGCATCAGTTCCCGGGATCCCCGGTCCGGTAATGCCTATCTCGCCATTAACGCCTCTTCTGTGGAGGAAATGCAGGTGATGACCGGGGGATTTGAGGCTAAATACGGTGGTTTCCGAAGCGGACTCGTAAATATTGTGACGAAAGATGGCTCGCGGGAACGCTATTCCTTTGCCGGGAATTTTAATTACACCCCGGCAGGCCAAAAACGTTACTTTGGTCAAAACCCGTGGGATGAGGATTTTCTGATTTACCGGATTTTTGCCGATACAACTGAAAACGGATGGGCGTATATCGGTACACGGAATGACACCAGTGGACTCATCCCCAATGAATTTCAATCCTTCAGAGGTTGGGATAACACCCGGGAAGGACGAGCTAATTATGAGATTATCGGATTGGATGCCAAACTGACACCGGAACAAAAACGTCAGTTGTGGCTTCTCCAGCATCCGACCAATGAAATTTACAACAAGCCGGACTTCTATATGGAAGGAACCTTAACCGGACCTGTCCCGGGTGCCTGGATTCCTTTTCTGGGAGAAATTTTTGAACGGTCAACGTTTATGCTGGCCGGAAAATATGAACAATCCCAGTTTGCTTATCCTTTAGGTCCCCGGGATGCATACCGGGACTGGAACACTCATCTCAAAATTACTACCCGGTTGACGGAAAAAACGAAAATCTCTGTGAATGCCATGTATGCGCGGGTGGAAAGTAACAGCAGCAGCAGACCATCTACAGCCGGCGGCGTGCTGCAGGATAATACTCTCAGATATGGTTTTCTTAATAACAATAACCAGTCCACGTATCAACAGGCCCGGATTCTGGGTGGCAATCTGGAGAATATGTTTAACCGGAGTCGTCTGATGTATATTGATCAGGACTGGTTCCTCGGTGGTTTTAAAATCAACCATACCCTCTCTCCCCGGGCTTTCTTTACTCTCGAAGCCCAGGCTACCTATCAGGACCACAATGTGTACAGTATGAGTGCCGATACCTCTCTGAACAAATCCTGGGTTAAACTGGATTCGGGACTGTATATCCTGAATTATCCCAAAATCGGTACTCCTTATGCTTCCACAAACTGGGGTAAAGATATTACGGACTATTTCTGGATTTATGGCGGCTTGCAGAATGTGGATTCGTCTTATTCCGTCAACTCATCGTTAAAAGGTGATCTGAAAGTACAAATCGGCAGAAACCATGAGGTGGAAACAGGGTTCGTTTTCAACTATACCCATTCTAAAGTCTATGCCGGAACCTGGCTCCAGTCTAAAAAAATGTTTACTCCGGATACCTGGCAGTACTATACCATTAATCCCATTGAAGCAGCCTTGTATATTCAGGATAAAATGGAATTTGAGGGACTGATCGCCATGATCGGACTCAGGGGGGATTATTTTAACCCCATGCGAAAATCCTATAAACTCTCCCATCCCTTTGATTCCCATTATGCTGCATTTTATAACCTTGTGTATGAATATATCCCCGGCGATTGGGGCTCCTTTGAACGATGGAAAGTCTTCAGGGATATGCTGGAAGAACCGCCCGGATGGCCTACAAAGGGTGTGGAATCTCAGTTCAAACTCTCTCCACGCCTGGGCGTTTCTTACCCCATTGCCGTGGGCAGCAAAATGTACTTCAATTACGGACATTTTTATCAAAGACCGTCCTACTCTTTCCTCTATAATCAATCCATTGCCGTGGACTATGCCAACATTCCTTCACCCGGACTCCCCTTTGGTAAAACGGTGTCCTATGAATTTGGATACGAACAGCAGCTCTTACGACAGTACCTTTTCAATATTGTTCTCTATTACAAAGATGTGAAAAATGATCCGTTACCCCGGACATATGTGAACTACTGGGAAGATTATGCCATCACCAAATATTTTCCTGATGCCTTTTCCGATGTCAGAGGAATTGAACTCCGTTTTGAAAAGAATTACGGGAAATGGTTTACCTTCTGGGCTAATTTGGATTATATGCTGAAAAGCTGGGGACAAAGTGGTTTACGTTATGTCTATGAAAACCAGGTGACGGCTGGTGAGGCAAGCCGAACAGCCAATATTTCCACAGTGGAATCCTATCCCAAGGCGGATATCAGTCTGACATTTCATTCTCCGGAAAAATTCGGTTTCCCCATGATGGGTATTTATCCCCTGGGCGGATGGCATCTGAATTTCCGCGGAAACTGGGATGATCGCGGAGAAATTGTTATCAAGCAGGATATGGTTACAGGTGAACAGTTTAAGGCGGATGTGGTGGATTATACCAATGTAGACACCAAACTGACCAAAGATATCAATATTAACGGATTGACCTGCGAAATTGGTGTGACGGTCTTTAATCTGCTTAATCAGAAACGCCTCTATATCGGCGGCATGAATACAGCCCAGTATTCCCGGTATCAGGAATCTCTCAAATTTCCCTTTGAAGAGGGAGAAGAACACGGCGATGATAAATGGGGCGAATGGGATAAGGATCATATCGACACCGGCTGGTTCGATGCACCTATATTCCTGAATCCCCGCCGGATTGTGGCTAATATTTCATTCAGTTTTTAA
- a CDS encoding MFS transporter has protein sequence MKKSMLQILAAYAGMLLFGIVMISLGTVNTFLSEQFGLTNAQLGSLAALLPAGILLGSLVFGPFADRFGYKYLLIISTLLVSAGFWMMVATETLLPVQAAFFLIGLGGGAINGGTNAMVSDINTENKSSALSLLGVFYGIGALGMPLLTGLLMKIWSLAQIIRFVALFLIIPVIYFLIIPFPPPKHTDKLPVSRLKSFFRDGILIGLGFILFFESALEGMANNWSAAYLTHDQVGLSRTNAVMFLTFLVASITAGRLILGWALRKLSPVKVLYICFTLILFGSIGLQFTGSAILYSAPAVTAAFSLILLGLGFSAGFPVILAKVGERYPELSGSAFSFVLVIALLGNILLNYLTGILTNSFGLTYYPLMLILSVIIMFGLAIGIFNVQTKKEQ, from the coding sequence ATGAAAAAATCCATGCTGCAAATTCTGGCAGCGTATGCGGGAATGCTTCTATTTGGTATTGTGATGATATCCTTAGGAACGGTGAATACCTTTCTATCTGAACAATTCGGTCTGACAAATGCTCAACTGGGAAGCCTGGCTGCCTTATTGCCGGCCGGTATCCTTTTGGGAAGCCTTGTTTTTGGTCCCTTTGCCGACCGCTTCGGATATAAGTATCTGCTGATCATCAGCACCCTTCTGGTATCTGCAGGGTTTTGGATGATGGTTGCCACGGAAACTCTTTTACCTGTCCAGGCAGCATTCTTTCTTATCGGATTGGGCGGCGGTGCCATCAACGGAGGGACCAATGCCATGGTTTCCGATATCAACACAGAAAATAAAAGTTCTGCCTTGAGCCTTTTGGGTGTCTTTTATGGAATCGGAGCTCTGGGGATGCCTTTATTAACCGGCCTCCTGATGAAAATTTGGAGTCTCGCACAGATCATCCGCTTTGTGGCACTCTTTCTCATCATTCCTGTCATCTACTTTCTGATCATCCCCTTTCCCCCGCCTAAACACACGGATAAACTTCCCGTATCCCGGCTGAAATCCTTTTTCAGGGATGGTATTCTGATCGGGTTGGGATTTATTCTGTTTTTTGAAAGTGCTTTGGAAGGCATGGCCAATAACTGGTCTGCTGCATATCTGACTCATGATCAGGTAGGACTTTCCCGGACAAATGCCGTTATGTTTCTCACCTTTCTGGTGGCATCCATTACCGCCGGACGGCTGATCCTGGGCTGGGCCCTCCGGAAATTATCCCCGGTGAAAGTTCTCTATATTTGTTTTACCCTTATTCTCTTCGGCAGTATCGGACTTCAGTTTACCGGATCGGCCATACTCTATTCTGCCCCGGCAGTTACGGCTGCTTTTTCACTGATTCTGTTAGGACTGGGGTTTTCTGCCGGATTTCCGGTAATCTTGGCGAAAGTAGGCGAACGGTATCCCGAATTAAGCGGATCCGCTTTCAGTTTTGTCCTGGTAATTGCCCTGTTGGGAAACATCCTTCTGAATTATTTGACTGGAATACTCACCAATTCTTTCGGACTTACTTATTATCCGCTCATGCTGATACTCAGTGTGATCATCATGTTTGGTCTTGCCATTGGAATTTTTAACGTTCAAACAAAAAAGGAACAGTGA
- a CDS encoding DUF5009 domain-containing protein: MKRVISIDLFRGLTIALMIFVNDVASVPDAPGWLHHAGANTDGMTLPDLVFPAFLFIVGMVIPIALEKRMSHGIIPSIRHIGERSLALIIMGVMMLNSGAYNPHIALLPKTLWQLLMYTSFFMIWNIWEDRPKVKQYIPKIGWILLLFLAITYRRGDIANSQWLRTGWWGILGLIGWAYAVASLIYLFFKDREDIIILSMGFCILLFIGEVSGRFDALQPLVDFIHPGKFIGTHVLIVLAGLYAGLQLKKGQGIILKHLPGEAFGLWLAGWLLHKVYIVSKIQATPVWGLWSAALCVLIFLLIYLVTDVKGLKKWGKPLQPSAQNPLTAYLLPAVFYILFDTLAIPYFQWGHIHAGVGIIRAFLFTAFILLITHLLTRYKIRIKL, translated from the coding sequence ATGAAACGAGTGATCAGTATTGATCTTTTCCGCGGACTTACTATAGCCCTGATGATCTTTGTAAATGATGTGGCTTCCGTGCCGGATGCACCGGGATGGCTGCATCATGCAGGTGCCAATACCGATGGGATGACCTTGCCGGATCTGGTATTCCCCGCCTTTCTCTTTATTGTAGGGATGGTTATACCTATAGCCCTTGAAAAACGAATGTCTCATGGCATTATTCCCTCAATCAGACATATCGGCGAACGAAGCCTGGCTTTAATCATTATGGGGGTTATGATGCTGAATTCCGGTGCGTATAATCCTCATATTGCCCTGCTCCCCAAAACACTCTGGCAACTGCTGATGTATACTTCCTTTTTTATGATTTGGAACATCTGGGAAGACAGACCCAAAGTAAAACAATATATTCCAAAAATCGGATGGATTCTGCTCCTTTTCCTTGCCATAACCTACCGCCGGGGCGATATAGCCAACAGCCAATGGCTCCGGACAGGCTGGTGGGGTATATTGGGACTCATTGGATGGGCTTATGCCGTGGCTTCCCTGATTTATCTGTTTTTTAAAGACCGTGAAGACATCATCATCCTCAGCATGGGGTTTTGCATCCTTCTTTTCATTGGTGAAGTATCCGGCCGGTTCGATGCCCTTCAGCCCCTTGTGGATTTTATTCACCCGGGGAAATTTATCGGGACCCATGTGCTGATTGTTCTGGCAGGACTCTATGCCGGCTTGCAACTGAAAAAGGGACAGGGTATTATCCTGAAACATTTGCCGGGTGAAGCCTTCGGATTATGGCTTGCCGGCTGGTTATTGCACAAGGTGTACATCGTTTCTAAAATTCAGGCAACTCCTGTGTGGGGACTCTGGAGCGCAGCCCTGTGCGTCTTGATTTTTCTGCTGATTTATCTTGTCACCGATGTAAAAGGCCTGAAAAAATGGGGCAAACCCCTTCAACCTTCGGCACAAAATCCCCTCACAGCCTATTTGCTTCCGGCTGTTTTCTATATTCTTTTTGATACCCTGGCGATTCCGTATTTTCAATGGGGGCATATCCATGCCGGTGTGGGTATCATCAGAGCCTTTCTCTTTACAGCTTTTATATTGCTAATAACTCACTTGCTTACCCGGTATAAAATCAGAATCAAGCTCTAA
- a CDS encoding ROK family protein, with product MIDHVLAVDIRSDAVSVSVVNKEGKWYFRRKKHYSERTGLQVLSCIGDQIAIVYEQAREAGIAIRYAGISVPGIYNDVSGEIWAPNIPGWRKFPIREKLIDLFPPKTSIHIMADRCCCILGETWQGNAKGIKNLVYLHIGAGIYAGLLVDGQILRGNDHIAGAAGWTALSPSFHPEYRTRGFLEYHASGNGLVKIAKDLINNAPGYEGVLLSKGEQFNMQDVFNAYKERDTIAISIINQAIQFWGMAIANMISLLNPEKVIIGGSLFGPATQFISRIREEMAKWSQPYCLKSVSLEPTTLGGSGSLIGAARLAFIESMEDETLKR from the coding sequence ATGATTGACCATGTTTTGGCTGTGGACATCCGTTCAGATGCCGTATCCGTCTCTGTTGTCAACAAAGAGGGGAAATGGTATTTCAGGCGGAAAAAGCATTATTCCGAACGGACAGGACTTCAGGTTTTGTCTTGCATCGGGGATCAGATTGCTATTGTTTATGAGCAGGCCAGGGAAGCCGGAATTGCAATCCGTTATGCCGGTATCTCGGTCCCCGGTATCTATAATGATGTTAGCGGAGAAATCTGGGCACCCAATATTCCCGGATGGCGCAAATTTCCTATTCGGGAAAAGTTGATTGACCTTTTTCCTCCAAAAACTTCCATTCACATTATGGCGGACCGATGTTGTTGCATCTTAGGGGAAACCTGGCAGGGGAATGCCAAGGGCATCAAAAACCTGGTTTACCTGCACATTGGTGCCGGCATTTATGCCGGATTGCTCGTGGACGGACAAATCCTCCGGGGCAATGATCATATTGCCGGGGCCGCAGGGTGGACTGCCCTGTCTCCTTCTTTTCATCCCGAATACCGGACAAGGGGATTCCTCGAATATCATGCCTCGGGGAACGGACTCGTGAAAATTGCCAAAGATCTCATCAACAATGCTCCAGGCTATGAAGGAGTCCTTTTATCCAAAGGTGAACAATTCAATATGCAGGATGTTTTCAATGCCTACAAGGAACGGGATACTATAGCCATCAGCATCATAAACCAGGCTATACAGTTCTGGGGAATGGCAATTGCCAATATGATCAGTCTGCTGAACCCTGAGAAAGTCATCATCGGTGGGAGCCTTTTTGGGCCAGCTACCCAGTTTATCAGCCGCATCCGGGAGGAAATGGCCAAATGGTCCCAACCTTACTGCCTGAAAAGTGTCAGTCTGGAACCGACTACCCTGGGCGGGTCAGGAAGCCTTATCGGTGCCGCCCGACTGGCATTTATTGAGAGTATGGAAGATGAGACGTTAAAACGTTGA